One segment of Podospora pseudopauciseta strain CBS 411.78 chromosome 5 map unlocalized CBS411.78m_5.2, whole genome shotgun sequence DNA contains the following:
- a CDS encoding uncharacterized protein (EggNog:ENOG503PHB8), which translates to MLPLLFFLLPSFTLSSPAVFPSDDSNNPSSSANNNNNNNHNNHNNHNNHNNPTDLTAPTPEYPLPWSLTHSSSSPAEPDIWTDDPTLANPSPQYPLPFASTSNISFASLASQARIRIGCTNNPVDASELENSLTCLSNWCSTGNTIPPRGGEFCNVGGSMMYICANEMVTAWGSIQRDCGPGRGGWWFSNDWKKTYGIDSAGANVCGNL; encoded by the exons ATGCTACCGCTTCTgttcttccttctcccctccttcaccctctcctcccccgctgTCTTCCCCTCGGATGACAGTAAcaacccttcctcctcagccaataacaacaacaacaacaaccacaacaaccacaacaaccacaacaaccacaacaaccccaccgaTCTAacagccccaaccccagaaTATCCCCTCCCTTGGAGCCTCactcactcctcctcctccccagcagaGCCAGACATCTGGACCGACGAccccaccctcgccaacccctccccgcaataccccctccccttcgcctccacctccaacatctcCTTCGCATCCCTAGCCTCGCAAGCCAGAATTAGGATCGGCTGCACAAACAACCCCGTCGACGCGTCCGAGTTAGAGAACAGTCTCACTTGCTTGAGCAACTGGTGCAGCACCGGGAACACGATCCCGCCCCGTGGGGGGGAGTTTTGTAATGTGGGAGGGAGTATGATGTATATCTG TGCTAATGAGATGGTTACTGCTTGGGGGAGTATACAGAGGGATTGTGGGCCGGGcaggggggggtggtggtttagTAACGATTGGAAGAAGACTTATGGGATCGATTCGGCGGGGGCCAATGTTTGTGGGAATTTGTAG
- the POL2 gene encoding DNA polymerase epsilon catalytic subunit (BUSCO:EOG092600W1; EggNog:ENOG503NV4K; COG:L), translating into MPNTSLRQPRGGYRRGGKQAYHGPKTKTFAASSSTRGEATSMDEKWERTALAHQIDENMGFARYDAGRKREGWLVNVQATSIDDPRIPGGGGRAALDCYFIEEDGQTFKATLDFEPYFLIACRKGHEGEVEEWCKRVPGGGVVKSIKRIEKEDLSMPNHLLGYRRTFLEIKFHNVQDLMAARRDIMPIAEKNKKGMDAMDTYAEVATTNGNFDLFDDDLRRDDQQHKTSFAEASDFIVDIREYDVPYHVRVMIDLDIRVGNWYFVEAKNGVTTVIRNEDRLAPADPVVMAYDIETCKAPLKFPDAAVDQIMMISYMIDGQGFLITNREVVSEDIADFDYTPRPEYPGPFMIFNEPDEKSVLERFFLHIKEARPTVIATYNGDFFDWPFVEARASINGIDLYHEIGWKRDGDDQFKCNYSVHMDCFHWVNRDSYLPQGSRGLKAVTVAKLGYDPDELDPELMTPYAQERPQTLAEYSVSDAVATYYLYMKYVHPFIFSLCTILPLGPDDTLRKGTGTLCEMLLMVQAYQKGIVLPNKHVQAKESFWEGHLLESETYVGGHVESIEAGVFRADIPVTFAVDTGAVDELLRDLDAALKFSITVEEKKSMDDITNYDEVKEQIVAKLINLKETPNRLENPLIYHLDVASMYPNIMTTNRLQPDSMISESDCAACDFNRPGKTCDRRLPWAWRGEYLPAKRDEYNMIRHALESERFPGKRPNMPTRSFRELPADEQASLIRKRLQLYSQKVYHKIHDSTTIVREAIICQRENPFYIDTVRDFRDRRYDYKGKAKVWKGKTDALRSSGASASEVDHAKKMIVLFDSLQLAHKVILNSFYGYVMRKGSRWYSMEMAGVTCLTGATIIQLARSLVERLGRPLELDTDGIWCMLPATFPENFTFKLKNGKKMTISYPCVMLNHLVHDKFTNHQYQTLVDPKTFKYETHSDNSIFFEVDGPYKAMVLPTSKEEDKNLKKRYAVFNDDGSLAELKGFEVKRRGELKLIKIFQQQIFKFFLDGTTLAECYTAVAKVANRWLDVLDSKGTTLADEELMELISENRSMTKTLEEYGSQKSTSITTAKRLADFLGEAMVKDKGLNCKFIICARPKGAPVTERAVPVAIFSAEEETKRMYLKKWLKEEPADTDPRALLDWDYYRERLGSVIQKLITIPAALQKVRNPVPRIPHPDWLQRRINIKEDKMKQKKLTDLFGPTTKRPLNDITNQLGDLEDIGDLLKPKTVTSAIAASQKVLLSHKRKSPEPEEDPFAALPKKMPDPSEDYPAFLEYQKQKWKLQKQARARRRHLFGERRGNAQNSLQQTFRNQAEVTFRNTWQVLQLKATDMPGIVIAYVLIDNKIHTVKINVQRQVFLNLKSKDLPDIEIDGCQVEQVNHTLPNGHSSVHLFKLTVPEEIYFAEAEKFSLLFNHPSVEGVYEKQIPLNLRALLQLGNLCTIDTSQAGVLGKGLEQGFDLDGLKKPTKPRPYLEGTRMSYVYLSHISAGDRQIFGLFSTTGDQAHVIIQQKSKDGGQDLPNISKLYSDLLARRISEEGEDSTWQERFQYQEKLSVKITQVTTRRKAFLEIGDIVKKMKKEESGPTMMVIQSSQRNLLVHDIPILGEFPVMPLKYDTADSSLPPLGWQTVVARRLVNHYLSLGSWITHLTALAKYGDVPLCNLERDDPRFLIDVAYARRLQANSVVLWWSPSPRPDHAGYEKDDVVGPLDQVQMPSVNTPGTYASVCIDIEVRNLGINTILTSSLINELEGADSISFNPAGDGGGGEESFQSENAFANAGVQVLREMVKSWWAEACKGSTMADIMVQHLIRWVESPASCLYDRALHYYVQMMSRKALLQLMADFRRVGSHVVYASANRLLLQTTKSEVGNAYAYSQYILKSIKAKPLFHFIDLEIKEYWDYLVWYDEFNYGGKACQEVLEKDEQDLQMIMHWQIATFLPVRLQPVFRDWVVEFIELMHGIKRPANGSDPTATPRMTQLPFRGDSTQQADDKVPTGANQIILGKNFEKPLKKEILGLIQAQKREMLHPELANDYSFPVLPGSYLTQLLPSSASTGPAHKKSASAKPTANPILELVKALMQVLSLDKNITLEARLLRKELLALFDVREFSKEGQFLNPSESLKITQLSCENCTMTRELDLCRDEDLMPLPDEEPQAKRWACQYCEAEYDRNAIEERLVGEVEGIVVEWTCQDLKCGKCGAARVNEFMEHCTCSGEWRESVKREEVMRRLKVYKRVAGFYGLRMLQDVVGEIWEGL; encoded by the exons ATGCCGAATACCTCCCTCCGCCAGCCCCGGGGCGGCTACCGACGAGGCGGCAAACAAGCGTACCATGGGCCCAAGACAAAAACCTTTGCGGCCTCGTCCAGCACCCGCGGCGAGGCCACCTCGATGGATGAGAAGTGGGAGAGAACCGCACTGGCACACCAGATCGACGAGAATATGGGTTTTGCGCGCTATGACGCCGGACGGAAGCGCGAGGGCTGGTTGGTCAACGTACAAGCTACCTCTATCGACGACCCACGGATTCCCGGAGGTGGCGGCAGGGCAGCGCTTGACTGTTACTTCATCGAGGAGGACGGACAGACATTCAAGGCGACGTTGGACTTTGAGCCATACTTTTTGATAGCTTGCCGAAAGGGTcatgaaggggaggtggaggagtggtgCAAGAGGGTTCCTGGGGGTGGAGTGGTCAAGTCGATCAAAAggattgagaaggaggatttgAGCATGCCGAATCACTTGCTGGGATACAGGAGGACGTTTCTCGAGATCAAGTTTCACAATGTGCAAGACTTGATGGCGGCAAGGAGGGATATTATGCCGATAGCGGAAAAGAATAAGAAGGGGATGGATGCTATGGACACATATGCTGAGGTTGCTAC AACAAACGGCAACTTTGATCTTTTTGATGACGACTTACGAAGAGACGACCAACAACACAAGACATCATTTGCTGAGGCGAGCGATTTTATTGTTGATATCAGGGAATATGACGTCCCATACCACGTTAGAGTAATGATAGACTTGG ACATTCGGGTGGGTAATTGGTATTTTGTAGAGGCCAAAAACGGTGTGACGACGGTTATTCGAAATGAGGACCGCCTTGCCCCAGCAGATCCGGTCGTCATGGCCTACGATATCGAGACGTGCAAGGCGCCATTAAAGTTTCCCGATGCCGCGGTGGATCAGATCATGATGATATCCTACATGATCGACGGGCAAGGTTTCTTGATCACGAACCGAGAGGTTGTCTCCGAAGACATTGCGGATTTCGATTACACACCGAGACCAGAATACCCGGGGCCGTTTATGATCTTCAACGAGCCGGACGAGAAGTCAGTACTAGAACGGTTCTTTCTCCACATCAAGGAAGCTCGACCAACCGTTATCGCCACTTACAACGGTGATTTCTTCGATTGGCCCTTCGTGGAAGCCCGTGCTAGCATCAACGGGATTGACCTGTACCACGAAATTGGTTGGAAAAGGGACGGCGATGATCAGTTTAAGTGCAATTACAGCGTGCACATGGACTGCTTTCACTGGGTCAACCGTGACAGTTACCTGCCACAAGGTAGCAGAGGCTTGAAGGCAGTCACGGTGGCCAAGCTTGGATACGACCCAGACGAACTCGATCCCGAACTCATGACACCCTACGCCCAAGAAAGACCACAAACCCTAGCCGAGTACTCAGTCTCCGATGCCGTCGCCACCTACTATCTTTACATGAAATACGTCCACCCCTTCATTTTCTCTCTCTGTACGATTCTACCGCTTGGCCCAGACGACACGCTCAGAAAGGGTACAGGAACCCTGTGcgagatgttgttgatggtgcaGGCCTACCAAAAGGGTATCGTGCTTCCAAACAAGCACGTCCAGGCCAAGGAGTCATTTTGGGAAGGGCACTTGCTGGAATCAGAGACGTATGTTGGTGGACACGTCGAAAGTATCGAGGCTGGCGTGTTCAGGGCAGACATCCCCGTCACCTTTGCCGTTGACACAGGGGCAGTGGATGAGTTGTTGAGGGATCTGGATGCTGCCTTGAAGTTTAGTATCACGgttgaagaaaagaagtccATGGACGATATCACCAACTACGACGAGGTGAAAGAGCAAATCGTTGCCAAGCTCATAAACCTCAAGGAGACGCCGAACCGCCTCGAGAACCCCCTGATCTACCATCTCGACGTCGCCTCCATGTATCCCAACATCATGACGACCAATCGGTTGCAGCCGGATTCCATGATCTCAGAGTCAGACTGCGCAGCCTGTGACTTCAACCGGCCTGGCAAAACATGCGACAGAAGGTTACCATGGGCGTGGAGAGGAGAGTATCTACCAGCGAAGCGTGACGAGTACAACATGATTCGGCATGCGTTGGAGAGCGAACGGTTTCCAGGGAAAAGGCCTAACATGCCGACAAGATCGTTTCGGGAACTACCCGCTGATGAACAGGCAAGTCTGATCAGAAAAAGACTGCAGCTCTACTCGCAAAAGGTCTATCACAAGATCCACGACTCCACCACGATTGTCCGAGAAGCCATCATCTGCCAGCGAGAGAACCCCTTCTATATCGACACGGTGCGCGATTTCCGTGATCGTCGTTACGACTACAAGGGAAAGGCCAAGGTGTGGAAAGGCAAGACGGATGCCCTCAGGAGCTCAGGGGCATCAGCGTCCGAGGTTGACCACGCCAAGAAGATGATCGTTCTGTTTGACTCGTTGCAGTTGGCGCACAAGGTCATTCTCAACTCCTTCTACGGATACGTCATGAGAAAGGGTTCCCGTTGGTACTCAATGGAAATGGCCGGCGTTACCTGTCTGACGGGCGCTACCATTATTCAGCTTGCCAGATCTCTGGTCGAGCGCCTCGGTCGCCCACTGGAGCTTGACACGGATGGTATCTGGTGTATGTTGCCGGCTACGTTCCCAGAGAACTTCACCTTCAAGCTCAAGAACGGCAAGAAAATGACCATTTCGTATCCATGTGTCATGTTGAACCACCTGGTCCACGACAAGttcaccaaccaccagtATCAGACTCTTGTTGACCCGAAGACGTTCAAGTACGAGACCCACAGCGACaactccatcttcttcgaaGTCGATGGTCCGTACAAGGCCATGGTTCTTCCAACATCGAAGGAAGAGGACAAGAACTTGAAGAAGCGTTACGCCGTGTTCAACGACGATGGCAGTCTTGCTGAGCTGAAGGGTTTCGAGGTCAAGCGAAGAGGTGAGCTGAAGCTCATCAAAATCTTCCAGCAGCAAATCTTCAAGTTCTTCCTGGACGGCACCACTCTGGCCGAGTGTTACACCGCTGTGGCCAAGGTTGCCAACAGATGGCTCGACGTCCTCGACAGTAAAGGAACAACACTTGCCGACGAGGAGCTGATGGAGCTCATTTCCGAGAACCGTAGCATGACCAAGACTCTGGAGGAATACGGCTCACAAAAGTCCACATCCATCACGACGGCCAAACGCTTGGCTGACTTCTTGGGTGAGGCGATGGTCAAAGACAAGGGCTTGAACTGCAAGTTTATCATCTGTGCCAGGCCCAAGGGGGCGCCTGTCACTGAACGTGCCGTGCCAGTTGCCATCTTCTCTGCCGAGGAAGAGACCAAGCGGATGTATCTGAAGAAGTGGCTCAAGGAAGAGCCAGCCGATACGGATCCTCGTGCCTTGCTTGACTGGGATTACTACCGTGAGCGTCTTGGCTCTGTTATTCAGAAGCTCATCACCATTCCGGCAGCACTGCAAAAGGTCCGCAACCCAGTACCGCGCATTCCCCATCCGGACTGGCTGCAGCGCCGCATCAATATCAAGGAAGACAAGATgaagcagaagaagcttACCGATCTCTTTGgacccaccaccaagcgcCCTTTGAACGATATCACCAACCAGCTGGGAGATCTGGAGGACATTGGTGATCTACTCAAACCCAAGACAGTTACCTCGGCTATTGCTGCCTCCCAGAAAGTGCTGTTATCTCACAAGCGCAAGTCTCCTGAGCCAGAAGAGGATCCCTTTGCAGCCCTTCCCAAGAAGATGCCCGATCCAAGCGAGGACTACCCCGCGTTCTTGGAATACCAGAAACAGAAGTGGAAGCTTCAAAAGCAGGCCAGGGCACGGAGACGCCATCTGTTCGGTGAAAGGCGTGGGAATGCACAGAACAGTCTCCAGCAGACCTTCCGCAACCAGGCCGAGGTGACCTTCAGGAATACTTGGCAGGTTCTTCAGCTAAAGGCAACGGACATGCCAGGGATTGTTATCGCTTATGTACTCATCGACAACAAGATCCACACGGTCAAAATCAATGTCCAACGTCAGGTCTTCTTGAACTTGAAGAGCAAAGACCTGCCGGATATCGAGATTGACGGATGTCAGGTGGAACAGGTCAACCATACACTTCCCAATGGGCATTCTTCGGTGCACCTCTTTAAGCTCACTGTGCCAGAAGAGATCTACTTtgccgaggcggagaagTTTTCACTGCTGTTTAACCACCCAAGTGTGGAAGGCGTGTATGAGAAGCAGATCCCACTCAACCTTCGGGCACTTCTCCAGTTGGGTAATCTCTGCACCATTGATACCAGCCAAGCTGGTGTTCTTGGCAAGGGTCTCGAGCAAGGGTTTGACCTTGATGGTCTCAAGAAACCAACCAAGCCAAGACCGTATCTGGAGGGCACCCGTATGTCTTATGTGTATCTGTCACACATCAGCGCCGGTGACCGGCAGATCTTCGGCTTGTTCTCGACGACCGGTGATCAAGCACATGTCATTATCCAGCAGAAGAGCAAGGACGGCGGTCAGGATTTGCCAAACATCTCCAAGCTTTACTCAGATTTGCTTGCTCGGCGGATCAGCGAAGAGGGTGAAGACTCTACCTGGCAAGAACGCTTCCAATACCAAGAGAAGCTGAGCGTCAAGATCACTCAGGTCACTACGCGCCGCAAAGCTTTCCTCGAGATTGGCGACATTgtcaagaagatgaagaaggaggagtccGGTCCGACGATGATGGTTATCCAATCCTCGCAACGCAACCTGCTGGTGCACGATATCCCCATCTTGGGCGAGTTTCCTGTCATGCCACTCAAGTACGACACGGCCGATAGCTCGCTGCCGCCTCTTGGGTGGCAAACTGTGGTGGCACGCCGTCTGGTGAACCACTACCTTAGCCTTGGTTCGTGGATCACGCACTTGACTGCCCTGGCCAAGTACGGCGATGTGCCACTGTGCAACTTGGAGCGGGACGATCCCCGCTTCTTGATCGACGTTGCCTATGCCCGCCGACTGCAAGCCAACAGTGTTGTTTTGTGGTGGTCGCCTAGTCCGCGGCCTGACCATGCTGGGTATGAGAAGGATGACGTGGTTGGTCCGCTTGATCAGGTGCAGATGCCTTCGGTTAATACCCCTGGCACCTATGCTTCAGTTTGCATTGATATAGAGGTTCGCAATCTTGGTATCAATACCATCTTGACGTCGTCTCTTATCAACGAGCTTGAGGGCGCGGACAGTATCTCCTTCAACcctgctggtgatggcgggggtggggaagagTCGTTTCAGTCTGAGAATGCATTTGCGAACGCTGGTGTCCAAGTCCTTCGCGAGATGGTCAAGTCATGGTGGGCTGAGGCCTGCAAAGGGTCGACAATGGCTGATATTATGGTGCAGCATCTCATCCGCTGGGTTGAGTCCCCGGCATCTTGTCTCTATGACAGAGCTCTGCACTACTATGTCCAGATGATGAGCCGGAAagctcttctccagctcatGGCTGACTTCCGCCGCGTGGGGTCGCACGTTGTGTACGCCAGTGCCAACCGCCTCTTGTTGCAAACCACCAAATCTGAGGTTGGCAATGCGTACGCCTACTCGCAGTACATCCTCAAGAGCATCAAAGCCAAACCCCTGTTCCACTTCATCGATCTTGAAATCAAGGAATACTGGGACTATCTGGTCTGGTACGACGAGTTCAACTACGGCGGTAAAGCCTGCCAAGAAGTTCTCGAAAAAGATGAGCAAGATCTCCAGATGATCATGCACTGGCAAATCGCGACGTTCCTCCCAGTCCGACTGCAGCCAGTCTTCCGAGATTGGGTAGTCGAGTTCATCGAGCTCATGCACGGCATCAAACGGCCCGCTAATGGATCAgatcccaccgccaccccaaGAATGACCCAGCTCCCCTTCCGTGGTGACAGCACTCAACAAGCCGATGACAAGGTCCCCACAGGCGCTAACCAGATCATCCTGGGGAAGAATTTTGAGAAGCCGCTCAAGAAGGAAATTCTAGGGTTAATTCAGGCGCAAAAGAGGGAGATGCTTCACCCAGAGTTGGCCAATGACTACAGCTTTCCTGTTTTGCCTGGGTCTTACCTCACTCAGCTGCTTCCTTCTTCTGCGTCTACAGGGCCGGCGCATAAGAAGAGCGCGTCAGCAAAGCCAACGGCGAACCCAATCCTGGAACTGGTCAAGGCGCTCATGCAAGTGCTCTCTCTTGATAAGAACATCACTCTTGAAGCGAGATTGCTGAGGAAGGAGTTGTTGGCGCTTTTTGACGTGAGGGAGTTCTCCAAGGAGGGGCAGTTTCTGAATCCCTCGGAGTCGTTGAAGATAACCCAGTTGAGCTGTGAAAACTGCACCATGACGCGGGAGTTGGATTTGTGCAGGGATGAGGATTTGATGCCTTTGCCCGACGAGGAGCCACAGGCAAAGAGGTGGGCTTGTCAGTATTGCGAGGCGGAGTATGATAGGAATGCGATTGAGGAGAGGCTGGTgggcgaggtggaggggataGTGGTCGAGTGGACCTGTCAAGATTTGAAGTGTGGGAAGTGTGGAGCGGCGAGGGTGAATGAGTTTATGGAACATTGTACTTGCTCTGGGGAGTGGAGGGAGAgtgtgaagagggaggaagtcatgaggaggttgaaggttTATAAGAGGGTGGCGGGTTTTTATGGGTTGAGGATGTTGCAGGATGTGGTTGGGGAGATTTGGGAAGGGTTGTGA
- a CDS encoding uncharacterized protein (COG:U; EggNog:ENOG503P4EY): protein MTTPPNDSSNNPESDLPWLQKPTTITPSSPSQKQNPQEEDLSFTAALSTITPSSFLTVHQTPCARTGLLTGIGLGSAVGILRSILGLPIPRAANWAVGTGALTAILQYEYCQAKRRQEKAKVARVVEVYGQKQAEMRAKEEEDRRRKAEEEKRLLEEQKGKSWWRVW, encoded by the coding sequence ATGACCACCCCACCAAACgactcctccaacaaccctgAATCTGACCTCCCGTGGCTCCAAAAACCGACAACAATCACGCCCTCATCACCgtcccaaaaacaaaatccccaagaagaagacctcTCCTTCACAGCAGCCCTatcaaccatcaccccctcctccttcctcaccgtCCACCAAACCCCCTGCGCCCGTACCGGCCTCCTAACAGGCATAGGCCTCGGCTCCGCAGTCGGCATCCTCCGCTCGATCCTCGGTCTCCCTATCCCCCGCGCCGCCAACTGGGCCGTCGGCACAGGCGCCCTGACCGCCATCCTCCAGTACGAGTACTGCCAGGCTAAGCGAAGGCAGGAGAAGGCCAAAGTGGCCAGAGTGGTAGAGGTATACGGGCAAAAACAGGCTGAGATGAGagcgaaggaggaggaggataggaggaggaaggcggaagaggagaagaggttattggaggagcaaaaggggaagagttggtggagggtttggtaG
- a CDS encoding uncharacterized protein (EggNog:ENOG503P6RD) has product MFTPTTEMAAPSPFSTPKRKREQILGRQIPDFPSPAHQQQQFTFSPDSSQTDDGSTSPRSCVAHRFRGLALGPTPSGGGVVPNNSSGDSTGSVRNSFGSPPDFGSAMDTSSSSEMDMDNSERGSRKRARTREVVMGDDNVTADAVTRDSLQDAEQQHQDIADKQRQSSLKSLRFAIDTGVVEQSETVANTHTTAPRAITLPSRTKPAAKKSRSRKTTPQPQAQLPLPAMTLTNLPILAPKPPAAEATAAAPKPPTTVITDPLRASLTWHDDEITIYDPDDSDDDGTGINGIGFKPTAAVAYARTVKRKQQLAEYRKREEREARSWRSQRRRRGESPAVSLSGSSSDVKKKVERRRVRFLDGGAEVKVTV; this is encoded by the coding sequence ATGTTCACACCAACGACTGAAATGGCAGCGCCATCACCCTTCTCAACGCCAAAGCGAAAGCGCGAGCAGATACTAGGACGTCAAATCCCCGACTTCCCCTCTCcagcacatcaacaacaacagttCACCTTCAGCCCCGACTCCTCCCAAACGGACGATGGCAGCACAAGCCCCCGAAGCTGCGTCGCACACAGGTTCCGGGGCCTCGCCCTGGGGCCCACGCCGAGTGGGGGTGGGGTCGTCCCCAACAACAGTAGTGGAGACAGCACCGGCAGTGTCAGAAACTCTTTTGGATCCCCCCCAGATTTTGGCAGCGCGATGGAtacctcctcgtcatcagaGATGGACATGGACAATTCGGAGAGGGGATCCCGCAAACGGGCGAGGActcgggaggtggtgatgggggatgaTAATGTGACAGCGGATGCGGTTACCCGGGacagtctgcaggatgcagaacaacaacaccaagataTCGCCGATAAGCAGCGGCAGTCGTCACTAAAATCGCTCCGTTTCGCGATTGATactggggtggtggaacaGTCGGAGACGGTCGCCAACACGCACACTACCGCGCCTCGAGCAATTACTCTACCTTCGAGGACAAAGCCTGCTGCGAAAAAGTCCCGCAGTCGAAAGACTACTCCCCAGCCGCAGGCACAGCTTCCGTTGCCGGCTATGACACTTACGAACCTCCCGATTTTGGCTCCGAAACCACCAGCGGCTGAGGCGACGGCGGCTGCTCCGAAGCCACCGACAACGGTTATTACGGATCCCTTAAGGGCATCGCTGACATGGCACGACGACGAGATTACGATTTATGACCCTGATGAcagcgatgatgatgggacgGGGATAAATGGGATTGGGTTTAAGCCTACGGCTGCGGTGGCCTATGCGAGGACGGTGAAGaggaagcagcagctggctGAGTACAGGAAAAGAGAGGAACGAGAGGCTAGGTCGTGGAGgagccagaggaggaggcgaggggaGAGTCCGGCTGTTAGCCTCAGTGGGAGTAGCTCGGatgtgaagaagaaggtggagaggaggagggtgaggttttTGGACGGGGGCGCTGAGGTTAAGGTGACGGTTTAG